GCTCCAGCCCAAGATCAAAGCCTTGCGCGAACGTTACAAAGACGACCAGATGGCGCTAAACCAGCAGATGATCGCGCTGTACAAGCAGGAAAAGGTCAATCCGGCCAGCGGCTGCCTGCCCATGCTGCTGCAGATCCCGGTGTTCTGGTGCCTGTACAAGGATCTGTATGTCACGATCGAGATGCGGCATGCGCCCTTCTTCGGCTGGATCCATGACCTCTCGGCGTTCGATCCGACAAACCTGTTCACCCTGTTCGGCCTGATTCCGTGGAATCCCTCGGTCATCTCGTCCATGCTCCAGCTTGGTCTGTGGCCCATCGCCTTCGGCCTGACCATGTTCGCGCAGATGCGCCTCAACCCCACACCTGCCGCCGACCCGGCGCAGCAGAAGATGTTCCAGTTCATGCCGATCATCTTCACCTTCTTCATGGCGCGGCAGCCATCGGGGCTGGTGATCTACTATTGCTGGAACAACCTGCTGACCATGGCGCAGCAGACCCTGATCCAGCGCCGCATGAACAGAAGCACGCCCGTCGTGCAGCCGCCCGCCGGTCCCGGGCTTCCCGCCGGGAAGAAACCGGCTGCAAAGAAACCCGCCGGAAAGAAATAGGTACGCGGAGCATGATGGTGGAATTTTCCTCTTCCACACCGACACCGGAAGAAATGGAGCGCGACCGTGAAATCGGTCGCGTGCTGTTCGCAGGTGAATTCAACTTCGTGTTCGGTGCCCAGAAGCTGGGGCAGCTACCGGACCCGATCCTGCCCGAGATCGCTTTTGCCGGGCGCTCCAACGTGGGCAAGTCCAGCCTGATCAATGCGCTTACGGGCAGGCGGGCGCTGGCGCGGGCTTCCTCGGAGCCGGGGCGGACCAAGCAGCTCAATTTCTTCGAGATGGCCCACCGCCTGACCCTGGTGGACATGCCCGGTTACGGTTTTGCCAAGGCCGCCAAGGCGGTCAAGGAAGACTGGCAGGGCATGATGTTTTCCTACCTGCGTGGCAGGCCGACCCTGCGCCGGGTGGTGCTGCTGCTGGACAGCCGGGTGGAGGTCAAGGCGAGCGACCAGGAAATCATGAAGATGCTGGACCGCGCGGCCGTGACGTTCCAGGTCGTGCTGACCAAATGCGACGTGCCCAAGCCGCATGTGCTGGAGGCCAAGCTGCGTGAGGTAAGTGCCATCGTGGCCACGCACGCGGCGGCCTTTCCCCACGTGCTCGCGACCAGCAGCGAGACGGGAATGGGGATCGAGGACCTGCGCGCCGAACTCGCGCGGCTGGCCAATCCGCCGGCATAGGAAACCATGCAAGCGCCTGCTCCATGCCACGGGGCAGGATGAACGACACGTCAGGAGCGAAGGGACCGTTCGGATGACAGCAACAGGACCGGGCGACCGGGAAGCACAGGTACGGGCCGAGGTTCTGGCCAGGGCGCTGCCCTACCTGCGTCGCTACGCGGGTGATACGGTGGTGGTTAAGTATGGTGGCAGCGCCATGGTCGATACCTCGCTCTCCACCGCATTCGGCCATGACATCGCGCTGCTCAAGCAGGTGGGTGTGAACCCGGTGGTGGTGCATGGCGGCGGCCCGCAGATCAGCGCGATGCTCAAGCGGCTGCAGATTGAATCCAGCTTCATCGATGGCCTGCGCGTGACCGATGCCGCCATGATCGACGTGATCGAGATGGTGCTGGGTGGTAAGGTGAACAAGCAGGTCGCGGGCCTGATCAACCGTGCCGGCGCGCTGGCGGTGGGCATTTCGGGGCTGGATGGCGGGCTGATCACTGCACGCCGCCTGCAGCGCCGCGCGCGCGAGAACGGGGTGGAAACCGACCGCCTGCTCGACCTTGGCTTCGTGGGGGAACCCGCGCGTATCGACCCGCGCGTGATCTATGCGCTGTCCGGTTCCGGGCTGATACCGGTCATCGCACCCATTGGCAGCAGTGAGAATGGCGAGACCTACAACATCAATGCCGATACGGCGGCCGGTGCGATCGCGGGGGCGGTCAACGCCAGCCGCCTGCTCATGCTGACCGACGTACCCGGCGTGCTGGACGGTGATGGGAAACTGATCCCCGAACTGACGGCGGAAGATGCGCGCCGTGGCATTGCCAGCGGCATGATCTCGGGCGGCATGATCCCCAAGGTGGAAACCTGCCTTGAAGCCGTGCGCGCGGGGGCGAAGGCCGCTGTCATCCTTGACGGCCGCGTGCAGCATGCCTGCCTGCTCGAGCTGTTTACCGAAGCCGGGCCGGGCACCCTGATCCGCGGCGCGTAGCCGCACCCGGCGCATGCGTTGACATCGGACCCGATCCTTCGCATGGTCCGCAGGCAATCAGTAAAGGCGGGGGCACCCGGCGCAGGCCGCAGGGATCCCGCCCCAGACAGGATATTTACCAATATGACCGATACATCCCTCCAGAGCCAGATCGAGGCCCTGTGGGAGCGTCGCGAGACGCTGTCCACCGCAACCACCGGCGCTGACCGTGAAGCTGTCGAGACCGCGCTGCTGGCGCTGGATTCCGGCAGGCTGCGCGTGGCGACACCGGGTGAAGGCGGCTGGACTGTCAATGAATGGCTGAAGAAGGCGGTGCTGCTGTCCTTCCGCCTGAACGACAACCGCCTGGTCGAAGGCGGTGGCGCGGGCGCGCCCAGCTATGACAAGGTACCGCTGAAGTTCGCGGGCTGGGACCAGGCGGCCTTTGCCGATGCCGGTTTCCGCGCGGTGCCTGGTGCCATCGTGCGCCGTTCCGCCTTCGTCGCGCCCGGTGTGGTGCTGATGCCCAGCTTCGTCAATGCCGGTGCGTATGTGGATAGCGGCACGATGGTCGACACATGGGTGACGATCGGCAGCTGCGCCCAGATCGGCAAGAACTGCCATATCAGCGGCGGTGTCGGTATTGGTGGCGTGCTGGAGCCGCTGCAGGCCGCCCCCGTCATCATCGAGGACAACTGCTTCATCGGCGCCCGTTCGGAAGTGGCCGAAGGCGTGGTGGTCGAGCGTGGCAGCGTGCTGTCCATGGGTGTGTTCCTTGGTGCTTCCACCAAGATCGTGGACCGCGCCACGGGTGAGATCTTCATGGGCCGCGTCCCGGCCTATTCCGTTGTCGTGCCCGGCACG
This portion of the Komagataeibacter sp. FNDCF1 genome encodes:
- the argB gene encoding acetylglutamate kinase, with amino-acid sequence MTATGPGDREAQVRAEVLARALPYLRRYAGDTVVVKYGGSAMVDTSLSTAFGHDIALLKQVGVNPVVVHGGGPQISAMLKRLQIESSFIDGLRVTDAAMIDVIEMVLGGKVNKQVAGLINRAGALAVGISGLDGGLITARRLQRRARENGVETDRLLDLGFVGEPARIDPRVIYALSGSGLIPVIAPIGSSENGETYNINADTAAGAIAGAVNASRLLMLTDVPGVLDGDGKLIPELTAEDARRGIASGMISGGMIPKVETCLEAVRAGAKAAVILDGRVQHACLLELFTEAGPGTLIRGA
- the dapD gene encoding 2,3,4,5-tetrahydropyridine-2,6-dicarboxylate N-succinyltransferase; protein product: MTDTSLQSQIEALWERRETLSTATTGADREAVETALLALDSGRLRVATPGEGGWTVNEWLKKAVLLSFRLNDNRLVEGGGAGAPSYDKVPLKFAGWDQAAFADAGFRAVPGAIVRRSAFVAPGVVLMPSFVNAGAYVDSGTMVDTWVTIGSCAQIGKNCHISGGVGIGGVLEPLQAAPVIIEDNCFIGARSEVAEGVVVERGSVLSMGVFLGASTKIVDRATGEIFMGRVPAYSVVVPGTLPPRQATSTDGRPLPSLDCAVIVKRVDERTRAKTSINDLLRG
- the yihA gene encoding ribosome biogenesis GTP-binding protein YihA/YsxC, translated to MMVEFSSSTPTPEEMERDREIGRVLFAGEFNFVFGAQKLGQLPDPILPEIAFAGRSNVGKSSLINALTGRRALARASSEPGRTKQLNFFEMAHRLTLVDMPGYGFAKAAKAVKEDWQGMMFSYLRGRPTLRRVVLLLDSRVEVKASDQEIMKMLDRAAVTFQVVLTKCDVPKPHVLEAKLREVSAIVATHAAAFPHVLATSSETGMGIEDLRAELARLANPPA